In Euphorbia lathyris chromosome 10, ddEupLath1.1, whole genome shotgun sequence, a single genomic region encodes these proteins:
- the LOC136210000 gene encoding probably inactive leucine-rich repeat receptor-like protein kinase At5g06940 gives MASSTIYTYCFLFSISFPALFFLTTCALSESDILLSFKASIEDPKESLSTWSSTSNLHFCNWTGINCSTPFSLTVTSINLQSLNLSGEISSSICQLTNLSLLNLADNLFNQPIPLHLSQCTSLVTLNLSNNLIWGTIPEQISGFQSLRVLDFARNHIEGKIPDTIGSLVNLQVLNFGSNLLSGIVPSIFGNLTELRVLDLSQNSYLVSEIPSEIGKLKKLEQLFLQSSGFYGEIPHTFVGLQSLAILDMSQNNLSGVIPSTLGSSLKNLVSFDVSQNKLSGSYPNGICTSQGLKNIALHTNLFSGSIPSSVRECFNLERFQVQNNEFSGDFPDGLWSLSKIKLIRAENNRLSGNIPDSISMATQLEQVQIDNNSFTSNIPRGLGMVKALYRFSASLNAFNGKLPPNFCDSPVMSIINLSHNSLLGQIPELTKCRKLVSLSLADNGFTGEIPPSLADLPVLTYLDLSDNNLTGSVPQGLQNLKLALFNVSFNQLSGRVPPALISGLPASFLEGNPGLCGPGLPNSCSDEMPRLHHSVGLSAMTCALISIAFGVGILLVAAGFFVFHRSSKQKSQAGGWRSVFFYPLRVTEHDLIMAMNEKTAVGSGGAFGRVYIISLPSGELVAVKKLVNIGSQTSKVLKAEIKTLAKIRHKNIVKVLGYCHSDEAIFLIYEYLHKGSLGDLIGKPDSDLLQWSVRLRIAIGVAQGLAYLHKDYAPRLLHRNIKSRNILVDMDFEPKLTDFAMDRIVGDAAFRSTIASECADSCYNAPEVGYSKKASEQMDVYSYGVVLMELITGRQAEKAEPSESLDIVKWVRRKININNGAVQVLDPKISKSFQQEMLGALDIAIRCTSVMPEKRPAMVEVVRGLLCLSSSTQFPRPSLSSAEASSLPV, from the exons ATGGCTTCTTCTACTATTTACACTTACTGTTTTCTTTTCTCTATCAGCTTTCCTGCTCTCTTCTTTCTCACTACTTGTGCTTTATCTGAATCTGATATACTTCTCTCCTTCAAAGCCTCCATTGaagaccctaaggaatctcttTCAACTTGGTCTTCCACCTCTAATCTCCATTTTTGTAACTGGACTGGCATCAATTGCTCTACTCCATTTTCACTCACTGTTACTTCTATCAATCTTCAGAGTTTGAATCTTTCTGGTGAAATCTCTTCTTCTATATGTCAATTAACCAATTTGTCTCTTCTTAATCTTGCTGATAATCTCTTTAATCAGCCTATACCTCTGCACCTTTCTCAGTGTACTTCTTTGGTTACTTTGAATCTCAGTAATAATCTCATTTGGGGAACTATCCCTGAGCAGATTTCTGGGTTTCAATCCTTGAGAGTGCTTGATTTTGCCAGGAATCACATTGAGGGCAAAATCCCAGATACTATTGGGTCGTTGGTGAATCTTCAAGTTCTCAACTTTGGAAGTAACTTGCTTTCAGGTATTGTTCCTTCTATTTTTGGAAATCTCACTGAGCTTCGTGTGCTTGATTTGTCACAAAATTCATATTTGGTCAGTGAAATTCCTAGTGAAATTGGGAAACTTAAGAAGCTTGAGCAACTTTTCTTACAAAGCTCTGGTTTTTATGGTGAAATTCCACATACTTTTGTGGGTTTGCAGAGTTTAGCTATTTTAGACATGTCACAGAACAACCTAAGTGGTGTTATTCCTTCAACATTAGGGTCTTCACTCAAGAACTTAGTGTCTTTTGATGTCTCACAAAACAAGCTTTCTGGGTCATACCCAAATGGTATATGCACTTCTCAAGGCCTCAAAAACATTGCTTTACATACTAATTTATTCAGCGGTTCAATACCTAGTTCAGTTAGAGAATGCTTCAATCTTGAGAGGTTTCAAGTTCAAAACAATGAGTTTTCTGGTGATTTCCCTGATGGGTTATGGTCATTAAGCAAAATAAAGCTCATTAGAGCAGAAAACAACAGATTATCAGGTAATATACCAGATTCAATATCAATGGCTACTCAATTGGAGCAAGTTCAGATTGATAATAACAGCTTTACTAGTAACATTCCTCGTGGTCTTGGTATGGTTAAGGCTCTTTATAGGTTTTCTGCATCTCTTAATGCTTTCAATGGTAAATTGCCTCCTAATTTTTGTGATTCTCCAGTTATGAGTATCATAAATCTGTCTCATAATTCCCTTTTGGGTCAAATTCCCGAGCTGACAAAGTGCCGGAAATTGGTGTCATTGTCTTTGGCAGACAATGGTTTCACCGGAGAAATCCCTCCTTCACTTGCTGATTTGCCTGTGCTTACTTACCTTGATCTGTCTGATAACAATCTTACTGGTTCTGTTCCACAAGGACTTCAAAACCTAAAACTTGCTCTTTTCAATGTATCGTTTAACCAACTTTCCGGTAGAGTCCCTCCTGCACTAATCTCCGGTCTCCCTGCCTCCTTCTTGGAAGGAAACCCTGGCCTTTGTGGTCCGGGGTTGCCCAATTCCTGCTCTGATGAGATGCCAAGACTCCATCACTCGGTTGGCCTTAGTGCAATGACATGTGCACTTATATCTATAGCATTTGGGGTTGGAATATTGCTTGTTGCTGCTGGCTTTTTCGTGTTTCATCGATCATCGAAGCAGAAATCTCAAGCAGGCGGTTGGCGTTCCGTGTTTTTCTATCCTCTTAGAGTAACTGAGCATGATTTGATTATGGCAATGAATGAGAAAACGGCTGTAGGAAGCGGCGGAGCATTCGGTAGGGTATACATTATAAGTTTACCAAGTGGAGAACTTGTTGCTGTAAAGAAGCTAGTGAACATTGGGAGCCAAACTTCGAAAGTATTAAAGGCTGAGATTAAGACATTAGCCAAGATCAGGCATAAGAACATAGTTAAAGTTCTTGGTTATTGCCATTCAGACGAAGCAATCTTTCTCATTTATGAATACTTGCATAAAGGGAGCTTGGGAGATCTGATTGGGAAACCAGATAGTGATCTGTTGCAATGGAGTGTTAGACTCCGGATTGCCATTGGTGTTGCTCAAGGATTAGCATACCTTCACAAGGATTATGCTCCACGTTTACTCCACAGGAACATCAAGTCGAGAAATATCCTCGTGGATATGGATTTCGAGCCAAAGCTGACCGATTTTGCTATGGATCGAATAGTGGGAGATGCTGCATTCCGGTCTACTATTGCCTCCGAATGTGCAGACTCCTGTTACAATGCTCCTG AAGTTGGATACAGTAAGAAAGCAAGTGAGCAAATGGATGTATACAGCTACGGTGTTGTGCTAATGGAGCTGATAACCGGGCGACAAGCTGAGAAAGCAGAACCATCTGAATCTCTTGATATTGTGAAGTGGGTTAGAAGGAAAATCAACATAAACAATGGAGCAGTACAAGTTCTAGATCCTAAAATATCAAAGAGTTTTCAACAAGAGATGCTAGGAGCTCTAGACATTGCGATTAGATGCACGTCTGTGATGCCAGAGAAAAGACCAGCAATGGTTGAAGTTGTAAGAGGACTTCTTTGCTTAAGTTCCAGTACTCAGTTTCCACGCCCCAGCTTGTCGAGTGCAGAGGCGTCTTCGCTTCCAGTTTAA